Proteins from a single region of Paenibacillus sp. BIHB 4019:
- a CDS encoding ATP-binding protein — MNWRKYSPFLLWHSVVGKLWVTIILLVAVVLLTLGVFLVPYIGYLFEKDASHEVMLLFVIVAVIGFLMSTFFAFFLSRKIQQPLLELKEAADSISQGNYQMRVKIRSNDEIGELANTFNNMTEQVDKLIHDLNHEKEHLSSILRSMGDGVITFDAEGEIILTNPPGHLLINRWADLDQEWGDAFYDSTKPYCSVPGPLLDIFEKVMDEGRDVTNKVYVHNSMWSVVMAPLMLDGVARGAVAVIRNVTEEHKLEKLRRDFVANVSHEIRTPLSMMQGYSEALLDDIVASPEERKELVQVIYDESLRMGRLVNDFLDMARMEAGHVELNLRQFDLQQIIRRVHRKFQVFAKEREVMFKTELPDLPLLLLGADEDRLEQVLTNLLDNALRHTPLGKSVTIAASPMTINHTDYIQMQIKDEGQGIPSEDLPYIFERFYKADKSRKRGTSVGTGLGLAIVKNIITQHNGQIEVDSILGKGTTFTLLLPVETKH, encoded by the coding sequence ATGAACTGGAGGAAGTACTCTCCTTTTCTGCTGTGGCATAGCGTCGTTGGCAAGCTGTGGGTAACGATTATTTTGCTCGTGGCTGTCGTTCTTCTGACGCTTGGCGTATTTCTCGTGCCCTATATCGGTTATTTGTTTGAAAAAGATGCCAGCCATGAAGTGATGCTGCTGTTCGTCATCGTAGCAGTTATCGGTTTTCTGATGTCGACCTTCTTTGCTTTTTTTCTATCGCGTAAAATCCAGCAGCCGCTGCTTGAGCTGAAGGAAGCCGCGGATTCGATTTCGCAAGGAAATTATCAGATGCGGGTGAAGATCCGCTCCAATGATGAAATTGGCGAACTGGCGAATACGTTCAACAATATGACTGAGCAGGTCGACAAGCTGATTCATGATCTTAATCATGAGAAGGAACATTTGTCGAGCATATTGCGCAGCATGGGGGATGGCGTTATTACGTTTGATGCTGAGGGCGAAATTATTTTGACCAATCCGCCAGGGCATCTGCTAATAAACCGCTGGGCTGATCTGGATCAGGAGTGGGGAGATGCTTTCTACGATAGTACGAAGCCTTATTGCTCGGTTCCTGGGCCGCTGCTTGATATATTTGAGAAGGTCATGGATGAAGGCCGCGACGTTACAAATAAAGTATACGTGCACAACAGCATGTGGTCGGTCGTTATGGCTCCACTAATGCTGGATGGCGTTGCCCGCGGAGCGGTCGCGGTCATTCGGAACGTGACGGAGGAGCATAAGCTGGAGAAGCTGCGGCGTGACTTTGTAGCAAATGTTTCCCATGAGATTAGAACGCCGCTTTCGATGATGCAAGGCTATAGCGAAGCGCTGCTAGACGATATTGTCGCTTCCCCAGAGGAGCGCAAGGAGCTTGTGCAGGTCATTTATGATGAATCGCTGCGCATGGGCAGGCTGGTCAATGATTTTCTGGATATGGCGCGGATGGAAGCCGGGCATGTGGAGCTGAATTTGCGGCAGTTCGATTTGCAGCAAATAATCAGGCGTGTGCATCGCAAATTCCAGGTATTTGCCAAGGAGCGGGAAGTCATGTTCAAGACCGAGCTGCCTGATTTGCCGCTGCTGCTGCTTGGGGCGGATGAAGACCGGCTGGAACAGGTGCTGACGAATTTGCTCGATAATGCGCTGCGGCATACGCCGCTTGGCAAATCTGTGACGATTGCAGCAAGCCCGATGACGATTAACCATACCGATTATATCCAAATGCAAATTAAAGACGAGGGACAAGGCATTCCTAGCGAGGACTTGCCGTATATCTTTGAGCGCTTTTACAAAGCAGACAAATCGCGCAAGCGCGGCACCTCTGTAGGAACAGGCCTCGGTCTTGCGATCGTCAAAAACATCATCACCCAGCATAATGGACAAATAGAAGTAGACAGCATACTCGGCAAAGGGACAACCTTTACGCTGCTGCTGCCTGTCGAAACAAAGCATTAG